The genomic region CAACCACAAAGTAAACCCATCCCATTCTTCATAGTTTACGGGGTGTTAAGTCACGATATGGCACAAGTCACAGCAATTTATCACCTATACTTCAATTTAGTAACCGAGGCCGCATCTAACACCATGAACCGACGATCACCATGAGCCATGCCGGAAAACTGCGTATCACCATTGGTCTGTCGGGCAGCGACTGCCGGCTGATAAAATTACACCAACACAATCTTCGTGCATCTCTCGACCACTGTCGCACTGACTTTTACAAATGGTTCAGGGAGCAGCTCGGCTGGACAGAGAAAAATGGTGATCCTTTGCTGGACGGCGTCTGCGAATCCTATATCGGCGGCAGCTACGATGAAACTTTCTGCTCGATACAATACAACCAGGCGATCCACTGGCATAAAAAAGGCATGAGCTCTGAGCACGCGCTGGCCGCACAGAGCACCTTGAGACATCTGTTTATCGATATCGCCCAAAAACAGGGCCAGACAGACCTGGCAAAAGCCCTCTGCCGCGTCATCGACCTCACCCAATCCGTGCAATCGATGGTCTTTCATCTGGCTCATACTCTCGATAGGTTACGCCGGGTCGCTGAGTTTGACCTGGCCAGACTACAGCAGCCTTGCTCTACAGACCATGGCGACATCTCGCCAAGCGGCCTGAAAAAGGCCTACATCGATCACTACCAATGGAAACTGCGTGCCTACGCACTGGCACTGGGCGAACCACTGGACGATGAGAAACTGCCCATGACCTCTGACACCTGTGCCCTGGGCAAGTGGTTAAAAAAAGGTGGCATCAATCAGATCCCGAAAGGTGAGCAGGACGCATTTCTGGCTGCTCACGAGCGCCTGCATCGACTGGGGGTTCGCATCCTGAGCGAAGCGAAAGCCAGGCGCCCCTTCAACATCGCTGACTATCTGATAGACATGGAGGCCGCCTCGGAGGATATTATCAGTGTTCTCAGTCACCGCATCGACTGCCAGTTGCGGCAGCTGGCCGCCGAAGACAGCCTCACCCATCTAGGCAACCGCCGCCTCTTCGAACGGGATCTGGAAAAGCGGGTGGCCCATGCCAAACGGTCCAAGGAGGGACTTGGACTGCTCTTTATCGATATCGACAAATTCAAGAACATCAACGACCGTTACAGCCATGCTGTCGGCGACGAGGTTATCCAGGGTACAGCCCGCAGAATCGTTGAAGTCCTGCGCACAGCAGACAACATCTACCGCTGGGGTGGGGAGGAGTTTGCGGCTCTGGTTGCCGTCGACAGCAGGAAAGAGCTGACAACGGCCGCCGAACGATTACGGGAGAGTTTCACTGAAACCGATCACTTCACAACCCGGGGACTGGTCAACATAACCATCAGCATCGGCGGCGGTTACACATCGCCAGCGGAGAAATCCTCACCCAACACCCTTTTCTCCTCGGCTGACCGAAGCTTGCACCAGGCAAAGAGAGCCGGGCGCAACCGGGTCGTAATTGCCGACTGAATCCTGTTCGTTTCCTGTCGTCATAATCAGTCTGAAACTGGTTTTCCGAGCAGATCATAAATTATTACTTATGATTCGGATTAATATTTTTGATTTCACTTATGAATGATTCCACTATAAATTGCCTCCCACATTTCGGGGTTGTCCTCATTTAGTGATGGGGCATCCACACCGGAATCCCTGTTTCTTCACGTTCGAAACATTTAGGAGCGAACAATGGCGTTATTAGATCAAACTGGTCGTTATTCAGACCTGACTCTGAACGAAGATAACCTGATTGCCGATGGCAACCACGTCCTAGTTGCTTACACCATGGTACCTGCTGAGGGCTATGGTTACCTGGAAGCTGCTGCTCACTTTGCAGCTGAATCCTCTACCGGCACCAACGTAGAAGTATCCACCACCGACGACTTCACCAAGGGTGTTGACGCGCTGGTCTACTTCATTGATGAAGCCGAAGGCATCATGAAGATCGCCTACCCGAACGATCTTTTTGATCGCAACATTACAGACGGCCGCACCATGCTGGTCTCTTTCCTGACCCTGGCTATCGGTAACAACCAGGGCATGGGTGACATCAAGAACGCCCAGATGCAGGATTTCTACATGCCCCCCCGCATGCTGCAGCTGTTTGACGGCCCCGCAAAAGACATCACTGACATGTGGCGCATCCTGGGTCGCCCGGTTGAGAACGGCGGTTACATCGCTGGCACCATCATCAAGCCCAAGCTTGGTCTGCGTCCCGAGCCTTTCGCTGAAGCGGCTTACCAGTTCTGGCTTGGTGGCGACTTCATCAAGAATGATGAGCCCCAGGGCAACCAGGTTTTCTGCCCCGCCAAGAAGGTTTACCCACTGGTATATGATGCGATGAAGCGCGCTCAGGACGAGACTGGCGAAGCCAAGCTCTTCTCTGCAAACATCACTGCTGATGACCACTACGAAATGTGTGCCCGTGCAGACTTCATCCTCGAAACCTTTGGTCCGGATGCAGACAAGGTTGCCTTCCTGGTTGATGGTTATGTTGGTGGTCCCGGTATGGTCACCACCGCCCGTCGTCAGTACGCCAGTCAGTACCTGCACTACCATCGTGCCGGTCACGGTGCTGTCACCTCTCCATCTTCCAAGCGCGGCTACACCGCCTTCGTTCTTGCCAAGATGTCCCGTCTGCAGGGTGCTTCCGGTATCCACGTAGGCACCATGGGTTACGGCAAGATGGAAGGTGATGCATCCGACAAGGTTATCGCCTACATGATTGAGCGTGATGAGTGCCAGGGACCTTTCTACAACCAGAAATGGTACGGCATGAAGCCCACCACCCCAATCATCTCCGGCGGCATGAACGCACTGCGTCTGCCAGGCTTCTTCGAGAACCTGGGCCACGGCAACGTGATCAACACCTCTGGTGGTGGTTCTTACGGCCACATCGACTCTCCTGCTGCGGGCGCGACCTCTCTGCGTCAGGCTTACGACTGCTGGAAAGAGGGTGCAGACCCAATCGAGTACGCGAAAGAGCACAAAGAGTTCGCGCGTGCCTTCGAGTCCTTCGAGCACGATTCTGACGCTCTCTTCCCAGGATGGCGTGACAAACTGGGCGTACACAAGTAATCGATCGATTACTGTACAAACAGTACGAAAAAGCCCCGCTTCAGCGGGGCTTTTTTTGGTTTCAGGTTTCCAAAGTTTGCGTCGACCCGGAAACGCGTCAATTCCTATTTAACAATAATTTGGTAGACTCGCCCTGTCACCTCGTAAGTGGGGAAAGTCTCGCCATCCCTGGCGCAACTTAGGCGTTCTTACTCACCCCCAGCCCGGACTTCCTGTCCGGTCGTTCGCCATGCTGCGAAGGTCCACTGGACCTTCGGTCATAGCTCACCCTGTCACCCGACCCCGCCTCCTGAACTTGTATGCTACTCTTTCCCCCCCCAGGACAGACCCAGGTCAACACCTTGAACGAAGATCACAAAAGCAATCAGCGTATCCTCCGCTCGGGAGAACGTGCCGAGCACTATTTCGCTGAGGGTTACTGCTGCTCAGAGGCGATCTTGCTCGCCATGGCCGATATCTATCCCAACAGCGCCAAAACTGAGGTTGCCGGCCTTGCCAGTGGCCTATGCGGCGGCATGGGCAACAAAAAGGCCACCTGCGGCGTCTTCACCGGTGGTGCGGCAGCATTCGGTTTGGTCGCGGGGAAAGCACCGCAGAAAGGCGGTAACAGACAGATCAAGGAACTGGCCTCACGTTACCATGAGATATTGGAACAGGAGGCCGGAGGACAGATCTGTGAAGAGATACTCAAACAGATGGGAATAGGTAATTTGAACAAGCGTCAGTGCAAAAAACTGACACGTCGCGGCAGCGAACTATTAGCCCAACTAATTGAACAGAGCAAACTGGCAACGTAAAAAATCGTCCAGTCAGATGATCTCATCCGGGAGCATTCGGCACGACGTAGAAAAGTATGGAAAAAAAGTGGAATATGCTGCCACCCAGAACGAACAGGTGCCAGACGGCATGATGGTAGGCCAAACGCTTCCATACATAGAAAATGACACCCAGCGAATAACAGAGCCCACCGGCCAACAACAGAAGCAGTCCACCGGTACCGACAGACTCCAGCATCGGCTGGATAGCGATGACGACCAGCCAGCCCAACCCGAGATAGAGGCTGATGGAGAGACGCTTATAGCGTTTGCGGGCAATCAATTCGAGTGCCATGCCGGCCAGCGCAATACCCCAGACCAGACCAAAAAGCGTCCAGCCCCATGGACCCCGCAGATTGACCAGGGTAAATGGTGTGTAGGTACCCGCGATAAGCAGAAAGATGGAGGCATGATCCAGCTGCCTCAGCAACTGCTTCGCCCTCGGCAAGGGGATACCATGATATAGCGTCGAGGCGGTGTAGCAGAGGATCAGAGTGACGCCATAGACAGTACTGCTGATGATGTGCCAGGCGTCGCCATAGAGCGAAGAGAAAGTCACCAGGATGACAAGCCCCGCAATACTGAGAGGAATGCCCACACCATGAGTAACTGCATGGGCAATCTCTTCACCCAGGCTGTAACGCGCAGTCAGGGTCTCTGTTGGCATTTTCAGGCCTCTTCACTGAAGTAATATTTCTGATCGGCCAAAACGGCCGGCATCCGCCAGGGAACAGACCACAGGCTCCCCGATCCAGAATGGGGCCCACCACAATATGTGTCAAGTCGATGAAAAACAGAGTCCCTAAGAGTCCAAGTGTAGTCGGCTCTGTGCAATACGCAGATTTAAATGGAAAACTGTTGCCTTCCCTCAATCATTGAGCGGATTTTCCACTTGGTTGCAGCTCCGAAAATCGGTAGGGTACATAGTTATTTGGCGGTGTGTAATCTGCACCAGACAACTAATCGAGATGGACGTAGGATATGAGCG from Gammaproteobacteria bacterium (ex Lamellibrachia satsuma) harbors:
- a CDS encoding sensor domain-containing diguanylate cyclase encodes the protein MSHAGKLRITIGLSGSDCRLIKLHQHNLRASLDHCRTDFYKWFREQLGWTEKNGDPLLDGVCESYIGGSYDETFCSIQYNQAIHWHKKGMSSEHALAAQSTLRHLFIDIAQKQGQTDLAKALCRVIDLTQSVQSMVFHLAHTLDRLRRVAEFDLARLQQPCSTDHGDISPSGLKKAYIDHYQWKLRAYALALGEPLDDEKLPMTSDTCALGKWLKKGGINQIPKGEQDAFLAAHERLHRLGVRILSEAKARRPFNIADYLIDMEAASEDIISVLSHRIDCQLRQLAAEDSLTHLGNRRLFERDLEKRVAHAKRSKEGLGLLFIDIDKFKNINDRYSHAVGDEVIQGTARRIVEVLRTADNIYRWGGEEFAALVAVDSRKELTTAAERLRESFTETDHFTTRGLVNITISIGGGYTSPAEKSSPNTLFSSADRSLHQAKRAGRNRVVIAD
- a CDS encoding ribulose-bisphosphate carboxylase, with translation MALLDQTGRYSDLTLNEDNLIADGNHVLVAYTMVPAEGYGYLEAAAHFAAESSTGTNVEVSTTDDFTKGVDALVYFIDEAEGIMKIAYPNDLFDRNITDGRTMLVSFLTLAIGNNQGMGDIKNAQMQDFYMPPRMLQLFDGPAKDITDMWRILGRPVENGGYIAGTIIKPKLGLRPEPFAEAAYQFWLGGDFIKNDEPQGNQVFCPAKKVYPLVYDAMKRAQDETGEAKLFSANITADDHYEMCARADFILETFGPDADKVAFLVDGYVGGPGMVTTARRQYASQYLHYHRAGHGAVTSPSSKRGYTAFVLAKMSRLQGASGIHVGTMGYGKMEGDASDKVIAYMIERDECQGPFYNQKWYGMKPTTPIISGGMNALRLPGFFENLGHGNVINTSGGGSYGHIDSPAAGATSLRQAYDCWKEGADPIEYAKEHKEFARAFESFEHDSDALFPGWRDKLGVHK
- a CDS encoding C_GCAxxG_C_C family protein translates to MNEDHKSNQRILRSGERAEHYFAEGYCCSEAILLAMADIYPNSAKTEVAGLASGLCGGMGNKKATCGVFTGGAAAFGLVAGKAPQKGGNRQIKELASRYHEILEQEAGGQICEEILKQMGIGNLNKRQCKKLTRRGSELLAQLIEQSKLAT
- a CDS encoding hemolysin III family protein; protein product: MPTETLTARYSLGEEIAHAVTHGVGIPLSIAGLVILVTFSSLYGDAWHIISSTVYGVTLILCYTASTLYHGIPLPRAKQLLRQLDHASIFLLIAGTYTPFTLVNLRGPWGWTLFGLVWGIALAGMALELIARKRYKRLSISLYLGLGWLVVIAIQPMLESVGTGGLLLLLAGGLCYSLGVIFYVWKRLAYHHAVWHLFVLGGSIFHFFSILFYVVPNAPG